In a genomic window of Thiolapillus brandeum:
- a CDS encoding cytochrome C assembly family protein yields MANTLVMILAVALYLFSGAIFSLRLFRAGAGTRPAKKLGLIPGFSALLLHGWLLYESLHTLQGVNFSFFNAVSFAAWVIALLYLLAALSKPVESLGVVLLPIAALTLLLDYFFPGIRLLPPHTDWELRAHVISSILAYSVLAMAAVQAVLLAIQDRHLRKHHPGGFIRALPPLQTMEGLMFEMILIGFVLLTIALISGFIFLDDMFAQHLVHKTLLSIFAWLCFAILLWGRYRFGWRGRTAIRWTLTGFVVLALAYFGSKAVVELILKR; encoded by the coding sequence ATGGCAAATACCCTTGTAATGATTCTGGCCGTCGCCCTGTACCTCTTCAGTGGGGCAATCTTCAGCTTGCGCCTGTTTCGCGCCGGCGCCGGCACGCGCCCGGCAAAAAAACTCGGACTGATCCCGGGATTCTCGGCGCTGCTGCTGCACGGCTGGTTGCTCTATGAGAGCCTGCACACGCTGCAGGGGGTCAATTTCAGCTTCTTCAACGCCGTGTCTTTCGCTGCCTGGGTCATCGCCCTGCTCTACCTGCTGGCGGCCCTGAGCAAACCCGTGGAATCTCTGGGCGTGGTGCTGTTGCCCATTGCGGCCCTGACCCTGCTGCTGGATTATTTCTTTCCCGGAATACGCCTGCTGCCCCCGCATACGGACTGGGAATTGCGCGCACACGTGATCAGCTCCATTCTGGCCTACAGCGTGCTGGCCATGGCAGCGGTACAGGCGGTGCTACTGGCCATACAGGATCGGCATTTGCGCAAGCATCATCCCGGCGGCTTCATCCGCGCCCTGCCCCCCCTGCAAACCATGGAAGGGCTCATGTTCGAGATGATCCTCATCGGCTTTGTGCTCCTGACCATCGCTCTGATCAGCGGCTTCATCTTCCTCGACGACATGTTTGCCCAGCACTTGGTGCACAAGACCCTACTGTCCATTTTCGCCTGGCTGTGTTTCGCCATACTGCTCTGGGGACGTTACCGCTTCGGCTGGCGGGGACGCACCGCCATTCGCTGGACACTCACCGGCTTCGTAGTGCTGGCCCTGGCCTATTTTGGCAGCAAGGCGGTAGTGGAGCTTATTCTGAAGCGCTGA
- a CDS encoding phosphate-starvation-inducible protein PsiE, whose product MLNKQKIQEFGDLMVDLFHFLALFVIGATIVWSAIYEYLHIMQSGHAKLKDILLLFIYLELGAMVGIYFKTHRLPVQFLIYIAITALSRHLVIDVQKVSDNFHLYLLMIITMAILLLSFSILVLTFSARRYGQPEDDIADSKSIEEIS is encoded by the coding sequence ATGCTCAATAAACAAAAGATTCAAGAGTTTGGCGATTTGATGGTGGATCTTTTTCATTTCTTGGCGCTATTCGTGATTGGTGCAACCATCGTCTGGTCGGCGATCTATGAATATCTTCATATTATGCAGAGTGGACATGCCAAGTTGAAAGATATTTTGCTGTTGTTCATCTATCTCGAGCTTGGCGCTATGGTCGGCATCTATTTCAAGACACACCGATTGCCGGTTCAATTTTTGATTTACATTGCCATCACAGCACTTTCGCGGCATCTGGTCATCGATGTACAGAAAGTCTCGGATAATTTTCATCTGTATCTGCTTATGATTATTACGATGGCTATTTTGCTGTTGAGTTTCTCCATTCTGGTCTTGACATTTTCAGCACGAAGATATGGTCAACCAGAGGACGATATTGCTGATTCCAAAAGTATCGAAGAGATCAGTTGA
- a CDS encoding HAD hydrolase-like protein, which translates to MNTVIFDLDGTISDPAEGITRCINHALAELGHPTYPESDLLKYIGPHLNITFSELAGLKSKADLARAIELYRERYIPIGYKENRLYDGIVDILDELVDTGSLLCIATTKRQDIAASVLKYFGISHYFTQIHGCDLDRSKADLLRDVISDSILGKRPMVMIGDRDTDFLAATEVGMSSIAVQWGYGRSEEYELASDMVKSPVDLPEAIVRNAQQVNAPDIATRRR; encoded by the coding sequence ATGAATACCGTAATTTTTGACTTGGATGGAACGATTAGTGATCCGGCTGAGGGTATTACTCGATGTATCAATCATGCCTTGGCTGAACTCGGCCATCCGACGTATCCGGAATCAGATCTATTGAAATACATCGGTCCTCATCTAAATATTACTTTTTCTGAATTGGCAGGGTTAAAGAGCAAAGCTGACCTTGCACGTGCAATCGAACTTTATCGCGAACGATATATTCCAATTGGATATAAAGAAAACCGGCTCTACGATGGAATTGTGGATATTCTCGATGAGTTAGTGGATACTGGATCGCTGCTTTGCATTGCTACTACTAAACGTCAAGATATTGCTGCTAGTGTACTCAAGTATTTTGGCATCTCGCATTACTTTACACAGATACACGGGTGCGACTTGGATCGATCCAAGGCCGATCTTTTGCGAGATGTTATTTCTGATTCGATTCTGGGAAAAAGACCAATGGTGATGATTGGTGATAGAGACACTGATTTTCTTGCTGCTACTGAAGTGGGTATGTCGTCTATAGCCGTTCAGTGGGGGTATGGCAGGAGTGAAGAATACGAATTAGCGTCGGATATGGTGAAAAGTCCGGTAGATTTGCCGGAAGCAATAGTAAGAAATGCACAACAAGTCAATGCGCCAGACATCGCTACTCGCCGCCGCTGA
- the tsaB gene encoding tRNA (adenosine(37)-N6)-threonylcarbamoyltransferase complex dimerization subunit type 1 TsaB, producing the protein MKLLALDTTEDSCSVALCVDDEMRWRFQIAPRQHSELILPMMESLLAEAQLSVQQLDALAFSRGPGSFTGIRIATGVAQGVALGAGLPVVPVSTLTALAQAAFRKQGATRVLSALDARMNEVYWAWCECRDGVMRVSASGEQVGAADTVTAEDDEKAWGVGSGWFAYADALEQATGIAPSRVLPEQRVHARDVASLGLAALAAGKTLPPEEALPVYIRDNVAAKPIKKTPLAG; encoded by the coding sequence ATGAAACTCCTTGCCCTGGATACCACCGAAGACAGCTGTTCCGTTGCGCTGTGTGTGGATGATGAAATGCGCTGGCGCTTCCAAATCGCCCCTCGCCAGCACAGTGAACTGATCCTCCCCATGATGGAATCCCTGCTGGCGGAAGCGCAGCTCAGTGTTCAACAGCTCGATGCCCTGGCTTTCAGCCGGGGACCCGGTTCCTTCACCGGCATTCGCATAGCCACAGGTGTCGCTCAGGGCGTGGCCCTGGGGGCGGGACTTCCTGTAGTTCCGGTATCCACCCTCACGGCCCTGGCCCAGGCGGCATTCCGCAAACAGGGGGCGACCCGGGTACTCAGCGCCCTGGATGCCAGGATGAACGAAGTGTACTGGGCCTGGTGCGAATGCCGGGATGGCGTTATGCGCGTATCGGCATCCGGTGAACAGGTTGGCGCAGCGGATACAGTAACCGCCGAAGACGATGAAAAAGCCTGGGGCGTGGGCAGCGGCTGGTTCGCCTATGCTGATGCCCTGGAACAGGCCACCGGAATAGCCCCCTCCCGGGTTCTCCCTGAACAGCGGGTACATGCCCGGGACGTGGCCAGCCTGGGTCTGGCCGCATTGGCCGCCGGAAAGACCCTGCCGCCCGAAGAGGCCCTGCCTGTCTATATTCGGGACAATGTAGCAGCCAAGCCCATAAAAAAGACCCCCTTGGCAGGATGA
- a CDS encoding pentapeptide repeat-containing protein produces the protein MIWKLPLFLLVLVWVPTAVIAAPIPVINVPRGDCEHPRPNTDLRHCSFAGKHIQGLDLSGALLNGVDFSNARLPDCNLSRASLKEADFKWTSLTNCQILGADFLEAELFHTVFDGSVLDGSRFVGADMFGANLIEVKARGANFQGAYMKDIIMEEGDFSHSSFTGCFMQRVVLIDSKVTGSFFHDAVLTGGSLEGANFDQATITHSLVNGAHLDGASFREADLHNSRFVNASGKADFSGARNIPRHLQAILAKMAGH, from the coding sequence GTGATCTGGAAACTACCCCTGTTTCTGCTGGTGCTTGTCTGGGTGCCCACAGCAGTAATCGCGGCCCCCATTCCTGTTATCAATGTTCCCAGGGGAGATTGTGAGCATCCCCGACCCAACACGGATCTTCGCCACTGTTCTTTTGCCGGAAAACACATTCAGGGACTGGATCTCAGTGGCGCGCTGCTGAATGGGGTGGATTTTTCCAATGCCCGGCTGCCGGATTGCAATCTCTCCCGAGCCAGTCTCAAGGAAGCCGATTTCAAATGGACCAGCCTGACCAACTGTCAAATTCTGGGGGCGGATTTTCTTGAAGCCGAGCTCTTCCATACGGTTTTCGATGGCAGTGTCCTGGATGGCAGCCGGTTTGTAGGGGCGGATATGTTTGGCGCCAACCTCATCGAGGTAAAGGCCCGGGGCGCCAACTTTCAGGGGGCCTATATGAAGGACATCATTATGGAGGAGGGGGATTTCAGCCACAGCAGTTTTACGGGTTGTTTCATGCAGCGGGTAGTCCTCATCGACAGCAAGGTGACGGGAAGCTTCTTTCATGATGCGGTACTCACCGGGGGCTCCCTGGAAGGCGCCAACTTTGATCAGGCCACCATTACCCATTCCCTGGTGAATGGCGCACACCTGGACGGTGCCAGCTTCAGGGAAGCAGACCTGCACAACTCCCGTTTCGTCAATGCCAGTGGGAAGGCGGATTTCAGCGGCGCCCGGAACATTCCCCGGCATCTTCAGGCCATCCTTGCAAAGATGGCTGGACATTGA
- a CDS encoding 2-oxoglutarate dehydrogenase E1 component encodes MSELLQRLKDSSPFYDGNAPFIESLYEAWLQDPSSVAENWRRHFESLPQVDSWSGEDISHQNIVQDFRRMARAKTATSGSCDETLAAQAAAKQASVLRLINAYRVRGHQLADLDPLHLREQPRLPELTLPYHGLTDEDLQRSFNTGSLFAPERLPLKEILDLVEKVYTGTVGSEYMHITDTVEKRWIQQRLETYRTRPELDPGDKRWILRLLTAAEGLEKYLHTRYVGQKRFSLEGGESLIPLLDELIQRAGRDGIEEAVIGMAHRGRLNVLTNIIGKPPAEIYDEFQGARKEHGVMTSGDVKYHKGFSSSIETPGGLMHVVLGFNPSHLEIIGPVIEGSVRARQKRYADEQGEKVLPIVLHGDAAFAGQGVVMETLNLSQTRGFSTGGTVHIVINNQIGFTTSDPFDSRSTTYCSDVAKMVQAPIFHVNGDDPEAVIFVTRLALDYRNHFHKDVVIDLVCYRRQGHNEADEPAVTQPLMYQKIRMHPTTRTLYAERLLAEGVITLEQAEHMIEHYRAELDKGEIVSRPVLCEIDNPYRVDWHQYQRTHWDDPIDTGVSLQDIQRLYERLLSFPPHFKLHPRVARIMEDRGRMMRGEQLSDWGFAENLAYASLVDKGHAVRMSGQDCRRGTFFHRHAMIADQESGEQYVPLAHLNPGKGDFDIIDSLLSEEAVLAFEYGYATAEPDTLTIWEAQFGDFANGAQVVIDQFIASAGAKWGLLCGLVMLLPHGYEGQGPEHSSARIERYMQLCAEQNIQVCIPSTPAQMFHLLRRQALRPYRRPLVAMTPKSLLRHPMATSPLDAYTDGGFQPVIDEIDPLDRDRISQVIMCSGKIYYELLEARRARGLEHIALVRIEQLYPFPRADFDAMVAGYPNAWSFVWCQEEPQNQGAWDQIKHRFSRIVKGGKQVFYVGRRAAAAPATGYYPVHVEEQKKIIDDALGGHFDPEINQRMI; translated from the coding sequence ATGTCTGAGCTGCTGCAACGCCTGAAAGACTCTTCGCCTTTCTATGATGGAAACGCGCCTTTTATCGAAAGTCTTTACGAGGCCTGGTTGCAGGATCCTTCCAGTGTCGCGGAAAACTGGCGCAGGCATTTTGAAAGCCTGCCCCAGGTGGATAGCTGGTCGGGTGAAGACATTTCCCACCAGAATATCGTTCAGGACTTTCGACGCATGGCCCGGGCAAAAACCGCAACTTCGGGCAGTTGTGATGAAACCCTGGCGGCTCAGGCCGCGGCCAAACAGGCGTCGGTTCTGCGCCTGATCAACGCCTACCGGGTGCGCGGGCATCAGCTGGCGGATCTTGATCCTCTACACCTGCGCGAACAACCGCGGCTGCCGGAACTCACCCTTCCCTATCATGGCCTCACGGATGAAGATCTGCAGCGATCCTTCAATACCGGCTCCCTGTTTGCCCCGGAACGCCTGCCTCTGAAAGAAATTCTCGATCTGGTAGAGAAGGTGTACACGGGCACCGTGGGTTCGGAATACATGCACATCACCGACACGGTGGAAAAGCGCTGGATACAGCAACGCCTGGAAACCTATCGCACCCGGCCGGAACTGGATCCCGGCGACAAGCGCTGGATACTGCGCTTGCTTACCGCTGCCGAGGGACTGGAGAAATATCTGCACACCCGTTACGTGGGCCAGAAGCGTTTCTCCCTGGAAGGCGGCGAGTCTCTGATCCCCCTGCTGGACGAGCTCATCCAGCGCGCCGGCCGTGACGGCATCGAGGAAGCAGTCATCGGCATGGCTCACCGGGGCCGCCTGAATGTGCTCACCAATATCATCGGCAAACCCCCGGCGGAGATCTACGACGAGTTCCAGGGCGCGCGCAAGGAACATGGCGTCATGACCTCCGGCGATGTGAAATATCACAAGGGTTTCTCCAGCAGCATCGAAACCCCGGGGGGGCTGATGCACGTGGTGCTGGGGTTCAATCCCTCCCACCTGGAGATCATAGGCCCGGTGATCGAAGGTTCGGTACGCGCCCGGCAGAAACGTTATGCGGATGAACAGGGCGAGAAAGTCCTGCCCATCGTGCTCCATGGCGATGCCGCCTTTGCGGGCCAGGGAGTGGTCATGGAGACCCTCAACCTGTCCCAGACCCGGGGGTTCAGCACCGGTGGCACAGTGCATATCGTCATCAACAATCAGATCGGCTTCACCACCAGCGATCCTTTCGACAGCCGTTCCACCACCTATTGCAGTGACGTGGCCAAGATGGTCCAGGCACCCATTTTCCACGTCAATGGTGATGATCCGGAAGCGGTGATCTTCGTCACCCGGCTGGCCCTGGACTACCGCAATCACTTCCACAAGGACGTGGTCATCGACCTGGTGTGTTACCGCCGCCAGGGGCACAACGAGGCGGACGAACCTGCCGTCACCCAGCCTCTCATGTACCAGAAGATCCGCATGCACCCCACCACCCGCACCCTGTACGCGGAACGCCTCCTGGCAGAGGGCGTCATCACCCTGGAACAGGCGGAGCATATGATCGAGCACTACCGCGCCGAGCTGGACAAGGGAGAAATCGTCAGCCGCCCGGTGTTGTGCGAAATCGACAACCCCTACCGGGTGGACTGGCATCAATATCAGCGTACTCACTGGGATGATCCCATCGACACCGGCGTCTCCCTGCAGGACATCCAGCGCCTGTACGAACGGCTGTTGAGCTTCCCCCCGCATTTCAAACTCCATCCGCGGGTGGCGCGCATCATGGAAGACCGGGGACGCATGATGCGCGGTGAACAACTCAGCGACTGGGGCTTTGCCGAAAACCTGGCTTACGCCAGCCTGGTGGACAAGGGCCATGCCGTGCGCATGTCCGGCCAGGATTGCCGCCGGGGCACTTTCTTCCATCGCCATGCCATGATTGCCGACCAGGAGAGCGGCGAGCAATACGTTCCCCTGGCCCATCTCAATCCCGGCAAGGGGGACTTCGACATCATCGATTCCCTGCTCTCGGAAGAAGCCGTACTCGCCTTCGAATACGGCTATGCCACGGCGGAACCCGATACCCTGACCATCTGGGAAGCCCAGTTCGGTGACTTCGCCAATGGCGCCCAGGTGGTCATCGATCAGTTCATCGCTTCTGCCGGTGCCAAATGGGGCCTGCTTTGCGGCCTGGTCATGCTGTTGCCTCACGGCTATGAAGGCCAGGGGCCGGAACATTCATCCGCGCGCATCGAGCGCTACATGCAGCTGTGTGCCGAACAGAACATCCAGGTGTGCATCCCCAGCACCCCGGCGCAGATGTTCCACCTGTTGCGCCGCCAGGCATTGCGCCCCTACCGGCGCCCCCTGGTGGCCATGACCCCCAAGAGCCTGCTGCGCCACCCCATGGCCACCTCTCCCCTGGATGCCTACACGGATGGCGGTTTTCAACCGGTCATCGACGAGATCGACCCCCTGGACAGAGACAGAATCAGCCAGGTCATCATGTGCAGCGGCAAGATCTATTACGAGCTGCTGGAAGCCCGCCGCGCCCGGGGACTGGAACATATCGCTCTGGTGCGCATTGAGCAGCTCTACCCCTTTCCCCGGGCCGACTTTGATGCCATGGTGGCCGGTTATCCCAATGCCTGGAGTTTCGTCTGGTGCCAGGAAGAGCCCCAGAACCAGGGCGCCTGGGATCAGATCAAGCACCGCTTCTCACGCATCGTCAAAGGCGGCAAACAGGTGTTCTATGTTGGCCGCAGAGCGGCCGCTGCCCCGGCCACGGGCTATTATCCCGTGCATGTGGAAGAACAGAAGAAAATCATCGATGACGCCCTTGGCGGGCATTTCGATCCGGAAATCAACCAGAGAATGATATGA
- the odhB gene encoding 2-oxoglutarate dehydrogenase complex dihydrolipoyllysine-residue succinyltransferase: protein MSTEIRVPTLPESVTDATVLSWHKQPGDSVRRDENILDLETDKVVLEVPSPVDGTLVELRANEGDLVEADDILAIIEPGKASAGTTAAPAADASAPAEKPPTATPAAPAKDEPVLTPAVRRLVRELKLDPRQITGTGKDGRILKSDVMTYLDQQTSSRDPDAETVASMVNESPLPASTAHAEQRVPMSRLRARIAERLVEAQQTAAILTTFNEVNLQAVSDLRARHRDHFEQNHGVRLGFMSFFVKAAVDALKKFPLINASVDGTDIVYHGYYDIGIAVGSPRGLVVPILRNADQLSFADIEKTIRQFGRKAQDGSLSYEELSGGTFTISNGGVYGSMLSTPILNPPQSGILGMHNIIQRPVAENGEVVIRPMMYLALSYDHRIVDGKDAVQFLVAIKDNLEDPSRLLLEL, encoded by the coding sequence ATGAGTACAGAAATCCGCGTCCCCACCCTGCCCGAATCCGTGACCGACGCCACGGTTCTGAGCTGGCACAAGCAGCCCGGCGACAGCGTGCGCAGGGATGAGAATATTCTCGACCTGGAAACCGACAAGGTGGTGCTGGAAGTACCCTCCCCCGTGGACGGCACCCTGGTGGAGCTGCGAGCCAACGAAGGTGACCTGGTGGAGGCCGACGATATCCTGGCCATCATCGAACCGGGCAAAGCTTCTGCAGGCACCACGGCAGCACCTGCCGCTGATGCCAGCGCCCCCGCAGAAAAACCACCCACGGCCACTCCTGCAGCACCCGCTAAGGACGAACCTGTTCTCACGCCCGCCGTGCGGCGGCTGGTCAGAGAGCTCAAGCTGGATCCCCGGCAGATCACCGGCACCGGCAAGGACGGGCGCATTCTCAAGTCCGATGTCATGACCTATCTGGATCAGCAGACCTCCAGCAGGGATCCGGATGCGGAAACCGTGGCCAGCATGGTGAACGAAAGCCCCCTGCCTGCCAGCACCGCTCATGCCGAACAGCGTGTGCCCATGAGCCGCCTGCGCGCACGCATTGCCGAACGCCTGGTGGAAGCCCAGCAGACCGCTGCCATTCTCACCACTTTCAATGAAGTCAATCTCCAGGCCGTGAGCGATCTGCGTGCCCGCCACCGGGATCACTTTGAACAGAATCACGGTGTACGTCTGGGCTTCATGTCCTTCTTCGTCAAGGCCGCCGTGGATGCCCTGAAGAAATTCCCACTGATCAACGCCAGCGTGGATGGCACGGACATTGTCTATCACGGCTACTACGACATCGGCATCGCCGTGGGTTCTCCCCGGGGCCTGGTGGTGCCCATCCTGCGCAATGCCGACCAGCTCTCCTTCGCCGACATCGAAAAGACCATCCGCCAGTTCGGCAGGAAAGCCCAGGACGGCTCCCTGAGTTACGAGGAACTGAGCGGCGGCACCTTCACCATCTCCAATGGCGGGGTGTATGGCTCCATGCTCTCCACGCCCATCCTCAATCCTCCCCAGAGCGGCATCCTGGGCATGCACAACATCATCCAGCGCCCGGTGGCGGAAAATGGTGAAGTGGTGATCCGCCCCATGATGTACTTGGCCCTGTCCTATGATCACCGCATCGTGGATGGCAAGGACGCGGTACAATTCCTGGTCGCCATCAAGGACAACCTGGAAGACCCCAGCCGCCTGTTGCTGGAGCTCTGA
- a CDS encoding antibiotic biosynthesis monooxygenase family protein: protein MYAVIFRAVIAELDDRYTETAQRMRELAMTRYGCREFTSVTGNGTEISISWWDNEEQIRQWKQDPAHRQAQELGRRKWYRDYSVQIVKVIKAYKSQP from the coding sequence GTGTACGCCGTCATCTTCCGCGCTGTCATCGCTGAACTGGATGACCGCTATACGGAGACCGCCCAACGCATGCGGGAACTGGCCATGACGCGCTACGGCTGCCGGGAGTTCACCTCGGTAACCGGGAACGGCACCGAGATCAGCATCTCCTGGTGGGACAATGAAGAACAGATCCGGCAATGGAAACAGGATCCGGCGCATCGCCAGGCCCAGGAACTCGGGCGCCGGAAATGGTACCGGGACTACTCGGTACAGATCGTGAAAGTTATCAAAGCATACAAGAGCCAGCCATGA
- a CDS encoding fumarate hydratase has product MTIIHQDDIVQSVQEALQFISYYHPLDFIQAVGRAWEKEQSPAARDALAQILMNSRMSAEGHRPVCQDTGMVVAFIEVGMGVRWSSELSLEEMIHEGVRRAYTDPDNTLRASMVSPPWGARRNTGDNTPAIVHTRIVPGNRIKIGLAAKGGGSENKAKFTVLNPSDNLVDWVLETVPGMGAGWCPPGMLGLGIGGSSEKAMLLAKEALMEPVNIHELLEKGPDSPLEELRLELFEKVNALGIGAQGLGGLTTVVDVKILDYPTHAASLPVALIPNCAATRHIEFTLDGSGPAEFTPPTPDDYPPVTWQASPDATRVNLDTITPEEVRNWQPGQRLLLTGHILTGRDAAHRRIQELLEKGHPLPQGVDFHNRFIYYVGPVDPVDGEVMGPAGPTTATRMDKFTEMMLGQLGLLGMIGKAERGPQAIESIRKHQATYLVAVGGAAYLVSKAIRKARVVAFEDLGMEAIYEFEVENMPVTVAVDSQGASVHQSGPAKWRITDNIESMGKTP; this is encoded by the coding sequence ATGACCATTATCCATCAGGACGACATCGTCCAGAGCGTGCAGGAAGCCCTGCAGTTCATCTCCTATTATCACCCCCTGGACTTCATTCAGGCCGTGGGGCGGGCCTGGGAGAAAGAACAGTCTCCTGCCGCCCGGGATGCCCTGGCCCAGATCCTCATGAACTCACGCATGAGCGCCGAAGGCCACCGTCCCGTGTGCCAGGACACGGGCATGGTCGTGGCCTTCATCGAAGTGGGCATGGGGGTGCGCTGGAGCAGCGAGCTGAGCCTGGAGGAAATGATCCATGAAGGTGTACGCCGCGCCTACACGGATCCGGACAACACTCTGCGCGCTTCCATGGTCTCCCCCCCCTGGGGCGCCCGCAGAAATACCGGTGACAACACCCCTGCCATCGTGCACACGCGCATCGTACCCGGCAACAGGATCAAAATCGGTTTGGCCGCCAAGGGGGGAGGATCGGAGAACAAGGCAAAGTTCACTGTCCTCAATCCCAGCGACAACCTGGTGGACTGGGTGCTGGAAACCGTCCCCGGCATGGGCGCGGGCTGGTGTCCCCCGGGAATGCTCGGCCTGGGCATTGGCGGTTCATCGGAAAAGGCCATGCTCCTGGCCAAAGAAGCCCTCATGGAACCCGTGAACATCCATGAGCTGCTGGAAAAAGGCCCGGACAGTCCCCTGGAGGAACTGCGCCTGGAACTGTTCGAAAAGGTCAACGCCCTGGGCATCGGCGCCCAGGGGCTGGGGGGATTGACCACCGTGGTGGACGTGAAGATTCTCGACTACCCCACCCACGCGGCCTCCCTGCCCGTGGCCCTGATTCCCAACTGCGCCGCCACCCGGCACATCGAGTTCACCCTGGATGGCAGCGGCCCGGCGGAATTCACCCCGCCCACGCCTGATGACTATCCTCCCGTGACCTGGCAGGCCAGTCCGGACGCCACCCGGGTGAACCTGGACACCATCACTCCCGAGGAAGTCAGAAACTGGCAACCCGGTCAGCGGCTGCTCCTTACCGGACATATACTCACGGGCCGGGACGCCGCCCATCGGCGCATCCAGGAACTCCTGGAAAAAGGCCACCCCCTTCCCCAGGGCGTGGACTTCCACAACCGCTTCATCTACTACGTGGGCCCCGTGGATCCGGTAGATGGCGAAGTCATGGGGCCTGCCGGCCCCACCACCGCCACCCGCATGGACAAGTTTACGGAAATGATGCTCGGCCAACTGGGCCTCCTGGGCATGATCGGAAAGGCCGAACGCGGACCCCAGGCCATCGAATCCATCCGCAAACACCAGGCCACCTATCTCGTGGCCGTGGGCGGTGCCGCCTACCTGGTATCCAAGGCCATCCGCAAGGCCCGGGTAGTCGCCTTCGAAGACCTGGGCATGGAAGCCATCTACGAGTTCGAAGTAGAGAATATGCCCGTCACCGTCGCCGTGGACAGCCAGGGCGCATCCGTACACCAGAGCGGCCCGGCCAAATGGCGAATCACTGATAACATCGAAAGCATGGGCAAAACACCATGA
- the arfB gene encoding alternative ribosome rescue aminoacyl-tRNA hydrolase ArfB: MLKISNAVSVPDDEIQISAIRAQGAGGQNVNKVSSAVHLRFDIRASSLPNFYKERLLQLSDKRINSDGVIVLKAQNHRTREKNLADALNRLENLIRDAGVVQKARRPTKPGRAAKQRRVDAKTRRGKTKALRRKVHPE, encoded by the coding sequence ATGCTGAAGATATCCAATGCCGTTTCAGTTCCTGATGACGAGATACAGATATCGGCTATCCGTGCTCAAGGCGCGGGTGGTCAGAATGTCAACAAGGTTTCCTCAGCGGTTCATCTGCGTTTTGATATACGGGCTTCCTCTCTCCCGAATTTTTACAAGGAACGCCTGCTCCAGTTGTCAGACAAGCGCATCAACAGCGACGGGGTCATTGTCCTCAAGGCGCAGAATCACCGCACCCGGGAAAAGAATCTGGCCGATGCCCTGAACCGACTGGAAAATCTCATCAGGGATGCTGGCGTGGTGCAGAAAGCCCGGCGCCCTACCAAACCGGGAAGAGCTGCGAAGCAACGGCGCGTGGATGCCAAGACCCGTCGGGGAAAAACCAAGGCTCTCAGACGCAAGGTTCATCCCGAGTAA